In Nomia melanderi isolate GNS246 chromosome 4, iyNomMela1, whole genome shotgun sequence, the following are encoded in one genomic region:
- the HDAC4 gene encoding histone deacetylase 4 isoform X10, with product MRPVVPKCFSFASIEKLRTELSPNDPRIRSSTRCGNVTKDVGYRSVEIASAFTHLPQKEMARDTPGSPMSRPRDLVGGVGGATATLTSNVYHTASGDPTTTTLHGHALQQKILELQQQHQLQQQILRQRYQAQERQLAEFHEQQMHQLKLWEQQKQLEEHRREKERIEALRKKDKHDHSAIASTEVKQRLQSFLVNKKQREAAAAANGAVPGTPGYRSWLQPQSDSAGTANASSHPYRMPQMLQEKFAHDFPLRKTDSSSNPESGPNSPPTVGNSQASPTAGGNAAAIQEESENTAYGGPLTSGSQQGSLSDLSLFSSPSMPNISLGRPHVPSGGNATGSKLATVSEAEVRAAFTARLGMPLTGQMLPGTLPFYPSLTVIEGESGNSGYIHKQMQNMEHSTVTNRQHPTAAVYHSAAAAAAAAAAAAAAAATSASPITDTQVAHARLQKAGHRPLGSRTQSAPLPLGHPMLQGGMMAPQTHYEEYLAEKQLHDQQQAHNYLKQQIRQTVLTRVGSRGQANQLDEASEAEESEVIDLTGGGKKDLQEESEISKQQRDREQFLQQQRDLMMRHTLQLSNESAAYSGNAGGVGAGAGAGSGVGGSGSGKTGQSCARPLSRALSSPLVHLGPQAGGAADLFARTSSHRPTTGLAYDPLMLKHACVCGETVRGHPEHGGRLQSVWARLSETGLLQRCDRIRSRKATLEEIQTCHSEAHALLFGTNPMNRQKLDVSKLSQLPIKSFVRLPCGGVGVDSDTTWNELNTAPAARMAVGCVVDLAFKTAMGDIKNGFAVVRPPGHHAETNQAMGFCFFNSVAIAARLLQQKLDVRKIMILDWDVHHGNGTQQMFYDDPRVLYLSIHRHDEGNFFPGTGGSTECGAGEGLGCNVNVAWSGGLNPPMGDAEYLAAFRTIVMPIAKAFDPSIVLVSAGFDAAVGHAAPLGGYKVSPACFGKMTQQLLGLADGKVVLALEGGYDLAAICDSAEECVRALLGDEPAQLREEELTRTPCQNAIDTLQKTIAVQMSHWPCVKVNAHTVSMSAIEAGQKERDETETVSAMASLSMQQPTNLTTTPEHSREVSEEPMEQDDVK from the exons AAGACGTGGGCTATAGGAGCGTCGAGATCGCGTCCGCGTTTACGCATTTGCCGCAAAAGG AAATGGCCAGGGACACGCCGGGTTCACCCATGTCTAGACCGCGGGACCTGGTCGGCGGAGTTGGCGGCGCTACGGCCACCTTGACATCCAACGTCTATCATACCGCCTCCGGCGACCCAACCACGACCACCCTTCACGGTCACGCGCTCCAGCAAAAGATACTAGAG TTGCAGCAACAGCACCAGCTTCAGCAGCAGATCCTTCGGCAACGATATCAGGCGCAGGAACGGCAACTAGCCGAGTTTCACGAGCAGCAGATGCATCAGTTAAAG CTCTGGGAGCAGCAGAAGCAGCTGGAGGAACATCGAAGGGAGAAGGAGCGCATCGAAGCACTCCGGAAGAAGGACAAGCATGATCACAGCGCGATCGCATCGACGGAAGTCAAGCAACGGCTTCAG AGTTTTCTCGTGAACAAAAAGCAAAGGGAAGCCGCCGCAGCCGCGAACGGAGCCGTGCCCGGAACGCCCGGATACAGAAGCTG GTTGCAACCACAATCGGATTCGGCGGGTACCGCGAACGCCTCCTCGCATCCCTATCGTATGCCGCAGATGCTTCAAGAAAAGTTTGCCCACGATTTCCCTCTTCGAAAGACAG ATTCTAGCAGCAATCCGGAGTCCGGGCCTAACTCACCGCCGACAGTAGGCAACTCGCAGGCGAGTCCGACCGCTGGAGGTAACGCGGCGGCGATACAGGAA gAAAGCGAGAACACCGCGTACGGCGGACCTCTGACCAGCGGCAGTCAGCAAGGCAGCCTCTCGGACCTCTCGCTGTTCAGCTCCCCGTCCATGCCCAACATCTCGCTAGGCAGACCACACGTTCCTTCCGGTGGCAATGCT ACCGGCTCGAAGCTGGCGACCGTTTCCGAGGCGGAGGTCAGAGCGGCGTTCACGGCGCGGCTGGGGATGCCTTTGACCGGTCAGATGCTGCCGGGCACGTTGCCGTTCTACCCGTCGCTGACCGTGATCGAGGGTGAATCGGGGAACTCCGGCTACATCCACAAACAGATGCAGAACATGGAGCACTCGACGGTAACCAACAGACAGCACCCGACCGCCGCGGTGTACCAcagcgccgcggcggcggctgcggccgCGGCTGCCGCCGCTGCAGCGGCAGCCACGTCCGCCTCGCCCATCACGGACACGCAAGTAGCGCACGCGAGACTGCAAAAGGCTGGTCACCGGCCTTTAGGTA GCAGGACGCAGTCCGCGCCGCTGCCGCTGGGCCACCCGATGCTCCAGGGCGGCATGATGGCGCCGCAGACCCACTACGAGGAGTACCTCGCGGAGAAGCAGCTGCACGACCAGCAGCAGGCGCACAACTACCTGAAGCAGCAGATACGGCAGACGGTGCTGACGCGGGTCGGCTCCAGGGGACAGGCGAACCAGCTCGACGAGGCGTCGGAGGCGGAGGAGTCGGAGGTGATAGACCTGACGGGCGGCGGGAAGAAGGACCTGCAGGAGGAGAGCGAGATTTCCAAGCAGCAGCGCGACAGGGAGCAATTCCTCCAGCAGCAGAGGGATCTGATGATGAGGCACACCCTACAACTCTCTAACGAATCTGCGGCCTACAGTGGGAACGCTGGCGGCGTCGGCGCTGGCGCCGGCGCGGGCAGCGGCGTTGGGGGCTCGGGCTCGGGCAAGACTGGCCAGTCGTGCGCCAGGCCGTTGTCCAGGGCGCTGTCGAGCCCGTTGGTTCACTTGG GACCTCAGGCCGGTGGAGCTGCCGACTTGTTCGCGCGTACCTCCTCTCACCGGCCCACCACCGGATTGGCCTACGATCCGCTTATGCTGAAGCACGCGTGCGTCTGCGGGGAGACGGTGCGCGGTCATCCGGAGCACGGCGGCAGACTGCAGAGCGTCTGGGCGCGACTCTCGGAGACCGGATTGCTTCAAAGATGCGACCGGATCAGATCTCGCAAGGCTACCCTCGAAGAGATTCAAACCTGTCACAGCGAGGCGCACGCGCTACTCTTCG GAACGAATCCGATGAACCGTCAAAAGTTGGACGTCTCGAAGCTCTCTCAACTCCCGATCAAGAGTTTCGTCCGACTGCCCTGCGGCGGAGTGGGCGTCGATTCGGACACGACGTGGAACGAACTGAACACCGCGCCCGCCGCCAGAATGGCCGTAGGCTGCGTGGTCGACCTGGCGTTCAAAACGGCCATGGGCGACATTAAGAACGGCTTCGCGGTCGTCCGGCCCCCTGGACACCACGCCGAGACCAATCAAGCGATGGGCTTCTGTTTCTTCAATTCGGTCGCTATCGCCGCTAGATTACTCCAGCAAAAGCTCGACGTCCGGAAAATCATGATTCTGGATTGG GACGTGCACCATGGGAACGGGACGCAGCAAATGTTCTACGACGATCCGCGAGTGCTGTACCTCTCGATACACAGGCACGACGAGGGTAACTTCTTCCCGGGTACAGGCGGATCGACCGAGTGCGGCGCCGGCGAGGGCCTCGGCTGCAACGTGAACGTCGCCTGGTCCGGCGGCCTGAACCCGCCGATGGGGGACGCGGAGTACCTCGCCGCGTTCCGCACGATCGTGATGCCGATCGCGAAGGCGTTCGACCCGAGCATCGTGCTCGTGTCGGCCGGCTTCGACGCGGCCGTCGGCCACGCCGCGCCCCTCGGCGGCTACAAGGTTAGTCCCGCTTGTTTCGGAAAGATGACGCAACAGTTGCTCGGCTTAGCGGACGGCAAGGTTGTCCTCGCGCTCGAGGGCGGCTACGATTTGGCCGCGATATGCGACTCCGCGGAGGAGTGCGTGCGCGCGCTGCTCGGCGACGAACCGGCGCAACTGCGGGAAGAGGAACTGACCAGGACCCCTTGCCAAAACGCGATCGACACGCTACAAAAGACTATCGCCGTCCAG ATGTCGCACTGGCCTTGCGTTAAGGTGAACGCTCACACGGTGTCGATGAGTGCGATCGAAGCCGGTCAGAAGGAACGCGACGAAACGGAGACGGTCTCCGCGATGGCCTCTCTATCGATGCAACAGCCTACCAATTTAAC GACTACCCCAGAACATTCCCGCGAAGTTTCCGAGGAGCCGATGGAACAAGACGACGTGAAATGA
- the HDAC4 gene encoding histone deacetylase 4 isoform X8: MQDTVNVGGKRMSSEQPRASAVATTEMARDTPGSPMSRPRDLVGGVGGATATLTSNVYHTASGDPTTTTLHGHALQQKILELQQQHQLQQQILRQRYQAQERQLAEFHEQQMHQLKLWEQQKQLEEHRREKERIEALRKKDKHDHSAIASTEVKQRLQSFLVNKKQREAAAAANGAVPGTPGYRSWLQPQSDSAGTANASSHPYRMPQMLQEKFAHDFPLRKTASEPNLLKVRLKQRVERNMAASRNSPLMARRKDRLLSHLKRKSLLANSSSNPESGPNSPPTVGNSQASPTAGGNAAAIQEESENTAYGGPLTSGSQQGSLSDLSLFSSPSMPNISLGRPHVPSGGNATGSKLATVSEAEVRAAFTARLGMPLTGQMLPGTLPFYPSLTVIEGESGNSGYIHKQMQNMEHSTVTNRQHPTAAVYHSAAAAAAAAAAAAAAAATSASPITDTQVAHARLQKAGHRPLGSRTQSAPLPLGHPMLQGGMMAPQTHYEEYLAEKQLHDQQQAHNYLKQQIRQTVLTRVGSRGQANQLDEASEAEESEVIDLTGGGKKDLQEESEISKQQRDREQFLQQQRDLMMRHTLQLSNESAAYSGNAGGVGAGAGAGSGVGGSGSGKTGQSCARPLSRALSSPLVHLGPQAGGAADLFARTSSHRPTTGLAYDPLMLKHACVCGETVRGHPEHGGRLQSVWARLSETGLLQRCDRIRSRKATLEEIQTCHSEAHALLFGTNPMNRQKLDVSKLSQLPIKSFVRLPCGGVGVDSDTTWNELNTAPAARMAVGCVVDLAFKTAMGDIKNGFAVVRPPGHHAETNQAMGFCFFNSVAIAARLLQQKLDVRKIMILDWDVHHGNGTQQMFYDDPRVLYLSIHRHDEGNFFPGTGGSTECGAGEGLGCNVNVAWSGGLNPPMGDAEYLAAFRTIVMPIAKAFDPSIVLVSAGFDAAVGHAAPLGGYKVSPACFGKMTQQLLGLADGKVVLALEGGYDLAAICDSAEECVRALLGDEPAQLREEELTRTPCQNAIDTLQKTIAVQMSHWPCVKVNAHTVSMSAIEAGQKERDETETVSAMASLSMQQPTNLTTTPEHSREVSEEPMEQDDVK; the protein is encoded by the exons AAATGGCCAGGGACACGCCGGGTTCACCCATGTCTAGACCGCGGGACCTGGTCGGCGGAGTTGGCGGCGCTACGGCCACCTTGACATCCAACGTCTATCATACCGCCTCCGGCGACCCAACCACGACCACCCTTCACGGTCACGCGCTCCAGCAAAAGATACTAGAG TTGCAGCAACAGCACCAGCTTCAGCAGCAGATCCTTCGGCAACGATATCAGGCGCAGGAACGGCAACTAGCCGAGTTTCACGAGCAGCAGATGCATCAGTTAAAG CTCTGGGAGCAGCAGAAGCAGCTGGAGGAACATCGAAGGGAGAAGGAGCGCATCGAAGCACTCCGGAAGAAGGACAAGCATGATCACAGCGCGATCGCATCGACGGAAGTCAAGCAACGGCTTCAG AGTTTTCTCGTGAACAAAAAGCAAAGGGAAGCCGCCGCAGCCGCGAACGGAGCCGTGCCCGGAACGCCCGGATACAGAAGCTG GTTGCAACCACAATCGGATTCGGCGGGTACCGCGAACGCCTCCTCGCATCCCTATCGTATGCCGCAGATGCTTCAAGAAAAGTTTGCCCACGATTTCCCTCTTCGAAAGACAG CCTCGGAGCCGAACCTGCTGAAGGTGCGACTAAAGCAACGCGTGGAGAGGAACATGGCCGCATCGAGAAACTCGCCGCTGATGGCACGTCGGAAGGACCGCCTGCTCTCGCACCTGAAACGGAAGTCACTGCTAGCAA ATTCTAGCAGCAATCCGGAGTCCGGGCCTAACTCACCGCCGACAGTAGGCAACTCGCAGGCGAGTCCGACCGCTGGAGGTAACGCGGCGGCGATACAGGAA gAAAGCGAGAACACCGCGTACGGCGGACCTCTGACCAGCGGCAGTCAGCAAGGCAGCCTCTCGGACCTCTCGCTGTTCAGCTCCCCGTCCATGCCCAACATCTCGCTAGGCAGACCACACGTTCCTTCCGGTGGCAATGCT ACCGGCTCGAAGCTGGCGACCGTTTCCGAGGCGGAGGTCAGAGCGGCGTTCACGGCGCGGCTGGGGATGCCTTTGACCGGTCAGATGCTGCCGGGCACGTTGCCGTTCTACCCGTCGCTGACCGTGATCGAGGGTGAATCGGGGAACTCCGGCTACATCCACAAACAGATGCAGAACATGGAGCACTCGACGGTAACCAACAGACAGCACCCGACCGCCGCGGTGTACCAcagcgccgcggcggcggctgcggccgCGGCTGCCGCCGCTGCAGCGGCAGCCACGTCCGCCTCGCCCATCACGGACACGCAAGTAGCGCACGCGAGACTGCAAAAGGCTGGTCACCGGCCTTTAGGTA GCAGGACGCAGTCCGCGCCGCTGCCGCTGGGCCACCCGATGCTCCAGGGCGGCATGATGGCGCCGCAGACCCACTACGAGGAGTACCTCGCGGAGAAGCAGCTGCACGACCAGCAGCAGGCGCACAACTACCTGAAGCAGCAGATACGGCAGACGGTGCTGACGCGGGTCGGCTCCAGGGGACAGGCGAACCAGCTCGACGAGGCGTCGGAGGCGGAGGAGTCGGAGGTGATAGACCTGACGGGCGGCGGGAAGAAGGACCTGCAGGAGGAGAGCGAGATTTCCAAGCAGCAGCGCGACAGGGAGCAATTCCTCCAGCAGCAGAGGGATCTGATGATGAGGCACACCCTACAACTCTCTAACGAATCTGCGGCCTACAGTGGGAACGCTGGCGGCGTCGGCGCTGGCGCCGGCGCGGGCAGCGGCGTTGGGGGCTCGGGCTCGGGCAAGACTGGCCAGTCGTGCGCCAGGCCGTTGTCCAGGGCGCTGTCGAGCCCGTTGGTTCACTTGG GACCTCAGGCCGGTGGAGCTGCCGACTTGTTCGCGCGTACCTCCTCTCACCGGCCCACCACCGGATTGGCCTACGATCCGCTTATGCTGAAGCACGCGTGCGTCTGCGGGGAGACGGTGCGCGGTCATCCGGAGCACGGCGGCAGACTGCAGAGCGTCTGGGCGCGACTCTCGGAGACCGGATTGCTTCAAAGATGCGACCGGATCAGATCTCGCAAGGCTACCCTCGAAGAGATTCAAACCTGTCACAGCGAGGCGCACGCGCTACTCTTCG GAACGAATCCGATGAACCGTCAAAAGTTGGACGTCTCGAAGCTCTCTCAACTCCCGATCAAGAGTTTCGTCCGACTGCCCTGCGGCGGAGTGGGCGTCGATTCGGACACGACGTGGAACGAACTGAACACCGCGCCCGCCGCCAGAATGGCCGTAGGCTGCGTGGTCGACCTGGCGTTCAAAACGGCCATGGGCGACATTAAGAACGGCTTCGCGGTCGTCCGGCCCCCTGGACACCACGCCGAGACCAATCAAGCGATGGGCTTCTGTTTCTTCAATTCGGTCGCTATCGCCGCTAGATTACTCCAGCAAAAGCTCGACGTCCGGAAAATCATGATTCTGGATTGG GACGTGCACCATGGGAACGGGACGCAGCAAATGTTCTACGACGATCCGCGAGTGCTGTACCTCTCGATACACAGGCACGACGAGGGTAACTTCTTCCCGGGTACAGGCGGATCGACCGAGTGCGGCGCCGGCGAGGGCCTCGGCTGCAACGTGAACGTCGCCTGGTCCGGCGGCCTGAACCCGCCGATGGGGGACGCGGAGTACCTCGCCGCGTTCCGCACGATCGTGATGCCGATCGCGAAGGCGTTCGACCCGAGCATCGTGCTCGTGTCGGCCGGCTTCGACGCGGCCGTCGGCCACGCCGCGCCCCTCGGCGGCTACAAGGTTAGTCCCGCTTGTTTCGGAAAGATGACGCAACAGTTGCTCGGCTTAGCGGACGGCAAGGTTGTCCTCGCGCTCGAGGGCGGCTACGATTTGGCCGCGATATGCGACTCCGCGGAGGAGTGCGTGCGCGCGCTGCTCGGCGACGAACCGGCGCAACTGCGGGAAGAGGAACTGACCAGGACCCCTTGCCAAAACGCGATCGACACGCTACAAAAGACTATCGCCGTCCAG ATGTCGCACTGGCCTTGCGTTAAGGTGAACGCTCACACGGTGTCGATGAGTGCGATCGAAGCCGGTCAGAAGGAACGCGACGAAACGGAGACGGTCTCCGCGATGGCCTCTCTATCGATGCAACAGCCTACCAATTTAAC GACTACCCCAGAACATTCCCGCGAAGTTTCCGAGGAGCCGATGGAACAAGACGACGTGAAATGA
- the HDAC4 gene encoding histone deacetylase 4 isoform X5, producing MQDTVNVGGKRMSSEQPRASAVATTDVGYRSVEIASAFTHLPQKEMARDTPGSPMSRPRDLVGGVGGATATLTSNVYHTASGDPTTTTLHGHALQQKILELQQQHQLQQQILRQRYQAQERQLAEFHEQQMHQLKLWEQQKQLEEHRREKERIEALRKKDKHDHSAIASTEVKQRLQSFLVNKKQREAAAAANGAVPGTPGYRSWLQPQSDSAGTANASSHPYRMPQMLQEKFAHDFPLRKTASEPNLLKVRLKQRVERNMAASRNSPLMARRKDRLLSHLKRKSLLANSSSNPESGPNSPPTVGNSQASPTAGGNAAAIQEESENTAYGGPLTSGSQQGSLSDLSLFSSPSMPNISLGRPHVPSGGNATGSKLATVSEAEVRAAFTARLGMPLTGQMLPGTLPFYPSLTVIEGESGNSGYIHKQMQNMEHSTVTNRQHPTAAVYHSAAAAAAAAAAAAAAAATSASPITDTQVAHARLQKAGHRPLGSRTQSAPLPLGHPMLQGGMMAPQTHYEEYLAEKQLHDQQQAHNYLKQQIRQTVLTRVGSRGQANQLDEASEAEESEVIDLTGGGKKDLQEESEISKQQRDREQFLQQQRDLMMRHTLQLSNESAAYSGNAGGVGAGAGAGSGVGGSGSGKTGQSCARPLSRALSSPLVHLGPQAGGAADLFARTSSHRPTTGLAYDPLMLKHACVCGETVRGHPEHGGRLQSVWARLSETGLLQRCDRIRSRKATLEEIQTCHSEAHALLFGTNPMNRQKLDVSKLSQLPIKSFVRLPCGGVGVDSDTTWNELNTAPAARMAVGCVVDLAFKTAMGDIKNGFAVVRPPGHHAETNQAMGFCFFNSVAIAARLLQQKLDVRKIMILDWDVHHGNGTQQMFYDDPRVLYLSIHRHDEGNFFPGTGGSTECGAGEGLGCNVNVAWSGGLNPPMGDAEYLAAFRTIVMPIAKAFDPSIVLVSAGFDAAVGHAAPLGGYKVSPACFGKMTQQLLGLADGKVVLALEGGYDLAAICDSAEECVRALLGDEPAQLREEELTRTPCQNAIDTLQKTIAVQMSHWPCVKVNAHTVSMSAIEAGQKERDETETVSAMASLSMQQPTNLTTTPEHSREVSEEPMEQDDVK from the exons ACGTGGGCTATAGGAGCGTCGAGATCGCGTCCGCGTTTACGCATTTGCCGCAAAAGG AAATGGCCAGGGACACGCCGGGTTCACCCATGTCTAGACCGCGGGACCTGGTCGGCGGAGTTGGCGGCGCTACGGCCACCTTGACATCCAACGTCTATCATACCGCCTCCGGCGACCCAACCACGACCACCCTTCACGGTCACGCGCTCCAGCAAAAGATACTAGAG TTGCAGCAACAGCACCAGCTTCAGCAGCAGATCCTTCGGCAACGATATCAGGCGCAGGAACGGCAACTAGCCGAGTTTCACGAGCAGCAGATGCATCAGTTAAAG CTCTGGGAGCAGCAGAAGCAGCTGGAGGAACATCGAAGGGAGAAGGAGCGCATCGAAGCACTCCGGAAGAAGGACAAGCATGATCACAGCGCGATCGCATCGACGGAAGTCAAGCAACGGCTTCAG AGTTTTCTCGTGAACAAAAAGCAAAGGGAAGCCGCCGCAGCCGCGAACGGAGCCGTGCCCGGAACGCCCGGATACAGAAGCTG GTTGCAACCACAATCGGATTCGGCGGGTACCGCGAACGCCTCCTCGCATCCCTATCGTATGCCGCAGATGCTTCAAGAAAAGTTTGCCCACGATTTCCCTCTTCGAAAGACAG CCTCGGAGCCGAACCTGCTGAAGGTGCGACTAAAGCAACGCGTGGAGAGGAACATGGCCGCATCGAGAAACTCGCCGCTGATGGCACGTCGGAAGGACCGCCTGCTCTCGCACCTGAAACGGAAGTCACTGCTAGCAA ATTCTAGCAGCAATCCGGAGTCCGGGCCTAACTCACCGCCGACAGTAGGCAACTCGCAGGCGAGTCCGACCGCTGGAGGTAACGCGGCGGCGATACAGGAA gAAAGCGAGAACACCGCGTACGGCGGACCTCTGACCAGCGGCAGTCAGCAAGGCAGCCTCTCGGACCTCTCGCTGTTCAGCTCCCCGTCCATGCCCAACATCTCGCTAGGCAGACCACACGTTCCTTCCGGTGGCAATGCT ACCGGCTCGAAGCTGGCGACCGTTTCCGAGGCGGAGGTCAGAGCGGCGTTCACGGCGCGGCTGGGGATGCCTTTGACCGGTCAGATGCTGCCGGGCACGTTGCCGTTCTACCCGTCGCTGACCGTGATCGAGGGTGAATCGGGGAACTCCGGCTACATCCACAAACAGATGCAGAACATGGAGCACTCGACGGTAACCAACAGACAGCACCCGACCGCCGCGGTGTACCAcagcgccgcggcggcggctgcggccgCGGCTGCCGCCGCTGCAGCGGCAGCCACGTCCGCCTCGCCCATCACGGACACGCAAGTAGCGCACGCGAGACTGCAAAAGGCTGGTCACCGGCCTTTAGGTA GCAGGACGCAGTCCGCGCCGCTGCCGCTGGGCCACCCGATGCTCCAGGGCGGCATGATGGCGCCGCAGACCCACTACGAGGAGTACCTCGCGGAGAAGCAGCTGCACGACCAGCAGCAGGCGCACAACTACCTGAAGCAGCAGATACGGCAGACGGTGCTGACGCGGGTCGGCTCCAGGGGACAGGCGAACCAGCTCGACGAGGCGTCGGAGGCGGAGGAGTCGGAGGTGATAGACCTGACGGGCGGCGGGAAGAAGGACCTGCAGGAGGAGAGCGAGATTTCCAAGCAGCAGCGCGACAGGGAGCAATTCCTCCAGCAGCAGAGGGATCTGATGATGAGGCACACCCTACAACTCTCTAACGAATCTGCGGCCTACAGTGGGAACGCTGGCGGCGTCGGCGCTGGCGCCGGCGCGGGCAGCGGCGTTGGGGGCTCGGGCTCGGGCAAGACTGGCCAGTCGTGCGCCAGGCCGTTGTCCAGGGCGCTGTCGAGCCCGTTGGTTCACTTGG GACCTCAGGCCGGTGGAGCTGCCGACTTGTTCGCGCGTACCTCCTCTCACCGGCCCACCACCGGATTGGCCTACGATCCGCTTATGCTGAAGCACGCGTGCGTCTGCGGGGAGACGGTGCGCGGTCATCCGGAGCACGGCGGCAGACTGCAGAGCGTCTGGGCGCGACTCTCGGAGACCGGATTGCTTCAAAGATGCGACCGGATCAGATCTCGCAAGGCTACCCTCGAAGAGATTCAAACCTGTCACAGCGAGGCGCACGCGCTACTCTTCG GAACGAATCCGATGAACCGTCAAAAGTTGGACGTCTCGAAGCTCTCTCAACTCCCGATCAAGAGTTTCGTCCGACTGCCCTGCGGCGGAGTGGGCGTCGATTCGGACACGACGTGGAACGAACTGAACACCGCGCCCGCCGCCAGAATGGCCGTAGGCTGCGTGGTCGACCTGGCGTTCAAAACGGCCATGGGCGACATTAAGAACGGCTTCGCGGTCGTCCGGCCCCCTGGACACCACGCCGAGACCAATCAAGCGATGGGCTTCTGTTTCTTCAATTCGGTCGCTATCGCCGCTAGATTACTCCAGCAAAAGCTCGACGTCCGGAAAATCATGATTCTGGATTGG GACGTGCACCATGGGAACGGGACGCAGCAAATGTTCTACGACGATCCGCGAGTGCTGTACCTCTCGATACACAGGCACGACGAGGGTAACTTCTTCCCGGGTACAGGCGGATCGACCGAGTGCGGCGCCGGCGAGGGCCTCGGCTGCAACGTGAACGTCGCCTGGTCCGGCGGCCTGAACCCGCCGATGGGGGACGCGGAGTACCTCGCCGCGTTCCGCACGATCGTGATGCCGATCGCGAAGGCGTTCGACCCGAGCATCGTGCTCGTGTCGGCCGGCTTCGACGCGGCCGTCGGCCACGCCGCGCCCCTCGGCGGCTACAAGGTTAGTCCCGCTTGTTTCGGAAAGATGACGCAACAGTTGCTCGGCTTAGCGGACGGCAAGGTTGTCCTCGCGCTCGAGGGCGGCTACGATTTGGCCGCGATATGCGACTCCGCGGAGGAGTGCGTGCGCGCGCTGCTCGGCGACGAACCGGCGCAACTGCGGGAAGAGGAACTGACCAGGACCCCTTGCCAAAACGCGATCGACACGCTACAAAAGACTATCGCCGTCCAG ATGTCGCACTGGCCTTGCGTTAAGGTGAACGCTCACACGGTGTCGATGAGTGCGATCGAAGCCGGTCAGAAGGAACGCGACGAAACGGAGACGGTCTCCGCGATGGCCTCTCTATCGATGCAACAGCCTACCAATTTAAC GACTACCCCAGAACATTCCCGCGAAGTTTCCGAGGAGCCGATGGAACAAGACGACGTGAAATGA